AGTAAAATATTTAATAAACACCCACTGCCACATCGATCATGTGCTTGGCAATGCTTATGTCAAGAGAAAATATGAAGTCCCATTATACATCCATGAAAGGGAACACCCTGTTTTAAAATCAGTATCCGCTTATGCTTCTAACTATGGCTTTGCAGGGTATGAGGAATCTCAGCCTGATTATTACATCAATGAAAATGATCAGCTAAAATTTGGTAATAGCAGCTTGGAAATCAGGTTTGTTCCGGGCCATTCTCCCGGGCATTTGGTGTTTTTCCATGAGGAAACAGGTATTTGTATTGCTGGCGACACTTTGTTCCAAGGAAGCATTGGTAGAACTGATTTACCGGGAGGTGACC
This Cecembia calidifontis DNA region includes the following protein-coding sequences:
- a CDS encoding MBL fold metallo-hydrolase — protein: MLQLKSFTFNPFMENTYLLYDESKEAVIFDPGCFEKYEQRELSDFIEKEDLKVKYLINTHCHIDHVLGNAYVKRKYEVPLYIHEREHPVLKSVSAYASNYGFAGYEESQPDYYINENDQLKFGNSSLEIRFVPGHSPGHLVFFHEETGICIAGDTLFQGSIGRTDLPGGDHDTLLNAIRTQMFSLPENTKVYPGHGPMTNIGFEKEHNPFVGKRARF